One region of Pyramidobacter sp. YE332 genomic DNA includes:
- a CDS encoding MATE family efflux transporter produces the protein MRDKNLDMTRGVIWKNLLVFFLPILAGNFFQQFYTTADAVIVGQFVGKNGLAAVDSVYSLLKLPVNFFVGLSGGAAIIVSQFFGAGKKRELLGAVHTVVVFGLAGGTVLSVLGVAAAPACLRWLDVPEDIFPLTLSYVRIYYAGFVFSMLYNIGAGILRAVGNSQTPFYILVVSGAVNVVLDLFFVGVFRWGVSGAALATAAAQMVSALLALNALNGKNGVEGFSVRQARFHRPALRAIVCLGLPVGLQSSLYPVANMMIQGAINGTGTNNIAAWALCGKLDFMIWLAADSLAAAISTFVAQNYGAGQFARVRRGVLVGTGMTASLVAALGAALYLWNEPLGGLFVNPSDHDVIPIMAKLMRFLSPLYFVYVFGEALSAAIRGAGETLRPMLLTLIATCASRVLWILFVVPRSRGLITIVASYPVSWALTAVSFAVYYRIFAGKRLMGPAEETTGSY, from the coding sequence GTGCGCGATAAAAACCTTGACATGACTCGGGGCGTCATATGGAAAAATTTGCTGGTCTTCTTTCTGCCGATCCTGGCCGGAAATTTCTTTCAGCAGTTTTACACGACCGCGGATGCGGTGATCGTCGGGCAGTTCGTCGGGAAAAACGGTCTGGCGGCCGTAGACTCCGTTTACAGCCTGCTGAAGCTGCCGGTCAATTTTTTCGTGGGATTGTCCGGCGGGGCGGCCATCATCGTCTCGCAGTTTTTTGGCGCCGGGAAAAAACGGGAGCTTCTCGGCGCCGTCCATACGGTCGTCGTTTTCGGACTCGCCGGCGGGACGGTCCTTTCCGTCCTCGGCGTGGCGGCGGCGCCCGCCTGCCTGCGGTGGCTGGACGTTCCCGAGGACATTTTTCCTTTGACGCTGTCGTACGTGCGCATTTACTATGCGGGGTTCGTTTTTTCCATGCTCTACAATATCGGAGCCGGGATCCTGCGGGCGGTCGGAAACTCCCAAACGCCTTTTTACATCCTCGTCGTTTCCGGCGCCGTCAACGTCGTTCTGGATTTGTTTTTCGTCGGTGTGTTCCGTTGGGGCGTTTCGGGAGCCGCGCTGGCGACCGCCGCGGCGCAGATGGTCAGCGCGCTGCTGGCGCTGAACGCGCTGAATGGGAAAAACGGCGTCGAGGGCTTTTCCGTTCGACAGGCGCGTTTCCATCGTCCGGCGCTGAGAGCCATCGTGTGTCTGGGACTTCCCGTGGGACTGCAGTCGTCGCTTTATCCCGTTGCCAACATGATGATCCAGGGCGCCATCAATGGGACCGGAACGAACAACATCGCCGCCTGGGCGCTATGCGGGAAGCTGGATTTTATGATCTGGCTGGCGGCGGACTCTCTGGCGGCGGCGATATCGACGTTCGTCGCGCAAAATTACGGCGCGGGGCAGTTCGCAAGGGTCCGACGCGGCGTCCTCGTCGGGACGGGAATGACGGCCAGCCTCGTCGCGGCGCTGGGCGCGGCGCTGTATCTCTGGAACGAGCCGTTGGGCGGGCTGTTCGTCAATCCGTCCGATCACGACGTTATTCCCATCATGGCAAAGCTGATGCGCTTTTTGTCGCCGCTTTACTTTGTTTACGTGTTCGGCGAAGCGCTTTCTGCGGCCATCCGCGGCGCGGGGGAGACGTTGCGCCCGATGCTGCTCACTCTCATCGCCACCTGCGCTTCGCGCGTGCTCTGGATCCTGTTCGTCGTTCCTCGAAGCCGCGGGCTGATCACGATCGTCGCGAGCTATCCCGTGTCGTGGGCGCTGACGGCCGTTTCCTTCGCGGTCTATTATCGGATTTTTGCGGGAAAACGTTTGATGGGTCCCGCGGAGGAGACGACAGGATCATATTAA
- a CDS encoding oligopeptide/dipeptide ABC transporter ATP-binding protein produces MTDSREILLEVTDLVKHFNVPRGVVRSVDGVSFSIRRGETLGLVGESGCGKTTTGRTIIRLYDVTSGSVKWKGHELANLSQKEMIPYRKELQMIFQDPYASLNPRMTVGDIVIEPMVIHGVPRDERIDRMRRLLSIVGLNSEHANRYPHEFSGGQRQRIGIARALAVEPECIICDEPISALDVSIQAQIVNTLEDLQHDLGLTYLFIAHDLSMVKHISDRVAVMYLGNIVEVAESNELYTNPLHPYTQSLLSAIPVPDPDKSDARKRIQLTGEVPSPIDPPSGCKFHTRCPRAFDRCSVEAPPLAGGEHQCACWLANN; encoded by the coding sequence ATGACCGACAGCCGGGAAATCCTTCTCGAAGTCACGGATCTGGTCAAGCACTTCAACGTGCCCAGAGGCGTCGTGCGCTCCGTCGACGGCGTGTCGTTCAGCATCCGCCGCGGCGAAACGCTCGGCCTGGTCGGCGAATCCGGCTGCGGCAAGACGACCACCGGGCGCACGATCATCCGCCTGTACGACGTCACCTCGGGCAGCGTAAAATGGAAAGGACACGAGCTGGCGAACCTTTCACAGAAGGAAATGATCCCCTACCGCAAGGAACTGCAGATGATCTTTCAGGATCCGTACGCCTCGCTCAATCCGCGCATGACCGTCGGCGACATCGTCATCGAGCCGATGGTGATCCACGGCGTGCCGCGGGACGAGCGTATCGACCGCATGCGTCGCCTGCTTTCCATCGTCGGGCTCAACAGCGAGCACGCCAACCGCTACCCGCACGAGTTCTCCGGCGGGCAGCGCCAGCGCATCGGCATCGCCCGCGCGCTGGCCGTCGAGCCGGAATGCATCATCTGCGACGAGCCGATCTCGGCGCTGGACGTGTCCATCCAGGCGCAGATCGTCAACACGCTCGAAGACTTGCAGCACGATCTGGGGCTGACGTATTTGTTCATCGCCCACGACCTGTCGATGGTCAAGCACATCAGCGACCGCGTCGCCGTCATGTACCTCGGCAACATCGTCGAAGTGGCGGAGAGCAACGAACTTTACACCAATCCGCTCCATCCCTACACGCAGTCGCTGCTGTCGGCCATTCCCGTCCCCGACCCCGACAAATCCGACGCGAGAAAGCGCATCCAGCTTACCGGCGAAGTGCCCAGCCCGATTGATCCGCCTTCGGGCTGCAAGTTCCACACCCGCTGCCCGCGGGCGTTCGACCGCTGCAGCGTCGAAGCGCCGCCACTGGCCGGCGGCGAACATCAGTGCGCCTGCTGGCTGGCGAACAACTAG
- a CDS encoding 4-hydroxy-2-oxovalerate aldolase, with protein MRFFDCTMRDGGNVVGCGFDAALTRMMIEGLLDNGITEIEFGNAKGIGAYENSHAIAPLNDEQYLDLARPYFSRGTLGMFLNAKRYTEASVDLAAEKGLAFLRVGANAGEGAALSLKPIKYIKKKGLKAYYSLMKAYVSSAKELAEEAKMLEDAGLDAVTIMDSAGTMLPEEVSEYTESLVKAVKIPVGFHCHNNLGLSAANAVAAWKAGAAMLDCGLLGMARSAGNLATEVGVALMQRYGQAEEVDFYGLLGFLDSQLIPAMKERDYHAAITPLDLVLGMTGTHSSFVATFKKVAAEEGVALYRLIAAVSARDRSNPSEGLMRETARSLRK; from the coding sequence ATGCGCTTTTTTGACTGTACGATGCGCGACGGCGGCAATGTGGTCGGATGCGGATTCGACGCGGCTTTAACGCGAATGATGATCGAGGGGCTGCTGGACAACGGCATCACCGAGATCGAATTCGGCAACGCCAAAGGCATCGGCGCCTACGAGAATTCCCACGCCATCGCCCCGCTGAACGACGAACAGTATCTTGATCTCGCCCGGCCCTACTTTTCCCGCGGCACGCTGGGCATGTTCCTCAACGCCAAACGCTATACGGAGGCGTCCGTTGACCTGGCGGCCGAAAAAGGACTGGCGTTCCTGCGCGTCGGCGCCAACGCCGGCGAAGGCGCCGCGCTTTCGCTCAAGCCGATCAAGTACATCAAGAAGAAAGGGCTGAAGGCCTATTACTCGCTGATGAAGGCGTATGTCAGCTCCGCGAAAGAACTGGCCGAAGAGGCGAAAATGCTCGAGGACGCCGGCCTCGACGCCGTCACCATCATGGATTCGGCGGGAACCATGCTGCCCGAGGAAGTTTCCGAATACACCGAGTCGCTGGTCAAGGCCGTGAAGATCCCCGTGGGATTCCATTGCCACAACAACCTCGGCCTGTCGGCGGCCAACGCCGTGGCCGCATGGAAAGCCGGCGCCGCCATGCTCGACTGCGGGCTGCTGGGCATGGCCCGCAGCGCCGGCAACCTCGCTACCGAGGTCGGAGTGGCCTTGATGCAGCGTTACGGTCAAGCGGAGGAGGTCGACTTTTACGGTCTGCTGGGCTTCCTTGACTCGCAGCTGATCCCGGCCATGAAAGAACGCGATTATCACGCGGCCATCACGCCGCTCGACCTCGTGCTCGGCATGACCGGCACGCATTCCAGCTTCGTCGCGACCTTCAAAAAGGTCGCCGCCGAAGAGGGCGTGGCGCTTTACCGCCTGATCGCCGCGGTCTCCGCCAGAGACAGGAGCAATCCCAGCGAAGGTTTGATGCGCGAGACGGCTCGATCGTTGAGGAAGTAG
- a CDS encoding ABC transporter ATP-binding protein — MSEKILTIRDLHTSFFTPVGEVKAVGGVSLTLDKGEVLGIVGKSGSGKSVTMLSMLHLLGPSGKVVGGSVNFEGQELTTMNYKQMSDIRANKISMIFQDPMTSLNPVLSISYQLCEPLIRHKHMSRGEAKKRVIELLHDVGIEPAEERIGQYPHQFSGGQRQRLMIAMALACNPDLLIADEPTTALDVTVQAQILELMKDLQKKWNTAIILITHDLGVIAGMADRVAVMYSGHVVEEGTRRHIFYNPAHPYTQGLLKSVPNPDNLTKERLIPIKGQPPDLLNPPKGCPYALRCPKAMRVCLQYPPETQFVEEGHSAACWLQHAPHGGDAR; from the coding sequence ATGTCGGAAAAAATTCTCACGATCAGGGATCTGCACACCTCTTTCTTTACGCCGGTCGGCGAGGTCAAAGCCGTCGGCGGCGTCTCGCTGACGCTCGACAAGGGCGAAGTGCTGGGCATCGTCGGCAAATCGGGCAGCGGCAAATCCGTGACGATGCTGTCGATGCTGCATCTGCTCGGCCCTTCGGGAAAAGTCGTCGGCGGTTCGGTCAACTTCGAGGGGCAGGAACTGACGACGATGAACTACAAACAGATGTCGGACATCCGCGCCAACAAGATCTCGATGATCTTTCAGGACCCGATGACCAGCCTCAATCCGGTGCTGTCCATCTCGTACCAGCTGTGCGAGCCGCTGATCCGCCACAAGCACATGAGCCGGGGCGAGGCGAAAAAGCGCGTGATCGAGCTGCTTCACGACGTCGGCATCGAGCCGGCCGAGGAACGCATCGGCCAATACCCGCATCAGTTCTCCGGCGGGCAGCGTCAGCGCCTGATGATCGCCATGGCGCTGGCCTGCAATCCCGACCTGCTCATCGCCGACGAGCCGACGACGGCGCTCGACGTGACCGTGCAGGCGCAGATCCTCGAACTGATGAAAGATTTGCAGAAGAAATGGAACACCGCCATCATCCTCATCACGCACGATCTCGGCGTCATCGCCGGCATGGCCGACCGCGTCGCCGTCATGTACAGCGGGCATGTCGTCGAGGAAGGGACGCGGCGCCATATCTTCTATAATCCGGCGCATCCGTACACGCAGGGGCTGCTCAAGTCGGTGCCCAATCCCGACAATCTCACCAAGGAACGGCTGATCCCCATCAAGGGGCAGCCGCCCGATCTGCTCAACCCGCCCAAGGGCTGCCCGTACGCGCTGCGCTGCCCCAAGGCGATGCGCGTCTGCCTGCAGTACCCGCCCGAAACGCAGTTCGTCGAGGAAGGCCATTCAGCCGCGTGCTGGCTTCAGCACGCGCCCCACGGAGGTGACGCGCGATGA
- a CDS encoding peptide ABC transporter substrate-binding protein — translation MKKRSWILAAAAALALCASACAAEKVFVYNLGVEPRTIDPALNNATDGSTIIYNLFEGLVRVSLEDKPEPGLAKSWDVSEDGLTWTFHLRDGLKWHDGTPLTAEHFRYGLLRVVDPNVASPYAFLGFPIVNAENFYNGKCKAEDVGIKVVDNTTLELKLAYQNPLMLDHLSYHIFFPAKPEVVEAHPRDWTTSPDTILCNGPFYLTEWKHNAEMTLVKNPHYWDAENVKIDKVRVVMITDPNTALAAFKGGKIDFNKRLPSMQIPVLLKSGQAKTVNTLGVSFSVFNVTQPPFDNPLVRRAFALAVDRQGIVDKVTMAGQAPANAYIPYGLPGPEDGKDFRAAGKSYFSNRAQPEEARKLLAEAGYPDGKGFPKITYKYNTNEGNKNIAEALQAMWKRNLGIEVELYNEEWKVFINTRFQKNYQIARHAYLVDFFDPASLMDILVSDSPENVTGYNNPEYDKLVVAARSEMDHAKRIGYLLKAEDILMQDLPVLPINYYSTPYMVSERVKGMYISPRNWDFFRGVEIVK, via the coding sequence ATGAAAAAACGCAGTTGGATTCTGGCAGCAGCCGCGGCGCTTGCTTTGTGCGCGAGCGCGTGCGCGGCGGAGAAGGTCTTCGTCTACAACCTCGGCGTCGAGCCGAGAACGATCGATCCGGCGCTGAACAACGCCACCGACGGCTCCACCATTATCTACAACCTCTTCGAAGGTCTGGTGCGCGTCTCCCTCGAGGACAAGCCCGAACCGGGGCTGGCCAAGAGCTGGGACGTCTCCGAAGACGGCCTGACCTGGACGTTCCACCTCCGCGACGGCCTCAAATGGCACGACGGCACGCCGCTGACGGCCGAACACTTCCGCTACGGGCTGCTGCGCGTCGTCGATCCCAACGTCGCTTCGCCCTACGCCTTTCTCGGCTTCCCCATCGTCAACGCCGAAAACTTCTACAACGGCAAGTGCAAGGCCGAGGACGTCGGCATCAAGGTCGTCGACAACACGACCCTCGAGCTGAAGCTCGCCTATCAGAACCCGCTGATGCTCGACCACCTGTCCTATCACATCTTCTTCCCCGCCAAGCCCGAAGTCGTCGAAGCCCATCCCCGCGACTGGACGACCTCGCCCGACACGATCCTCTGCAACGGCCCCTTCTATCTCACCGAGTGGAAGCACAACGCCGAGATGACGCTCGTCAAAAATCCCCACTACTGGGACGCCGAGAACGTCAAGATCGACAAGGTGCGCGTCGTCATGATCACCGACCCCAACACCGCGCTCGCGGCCTTCAAGGGCGGCAAGATCGATTTCAACAAGCGGCTGCCCTCCATGCAGATCCCCGTGCTGCTCAAGAGCGGCCAGGCCAAGACCGTCAACACGCTCGGCGTCAGCTTCAGTGTCTTCAACGTCACGCAGCCGCCGTTCGACAATCCGCTCGTGCGCCGCGCCTTTGCGCTGGCCGTCGACCGTCAGGGCATCGTCGATAAGGTGACCATGGCCGGCCAGGCTCCGGCCAACGCCTACATCCCCTACGGCCTGCCCGGGCCGGAAGACGGCAAGGATTTCCGCGCCGCCGGCAAATCCTACTTCAGCAACCGCGCTCAGCCCGAAGAGGCCCGCAAGCTGCTGGCCGAGGCCGGTTATCCCGACGGCAAGGGTTTCCCCAAGATAACTTACAAGTACAACACCAACGAAGGCAACAAAAACATCGCCGAAGCCCTGCAGGCCATGTGGAAGAGGAACCTCGGCATCGAAGTCGAGCTGTACAACGAGGAGTGGAAGGTCTTCATCAACACCCGTTTCCAGAAGAACTACCAGATCGCTCGCCACGCCTACCTGGTCGACTTCTTCGATCCCGCCAGCCTGATGGACATCCTCGTTTCCGATTCGCCCGAGAACGTTACCGGTTACAACAACCCCGAATACGACAAGCTCGTCGTGGCGGCCCGGAGCGAAATGGACCACGCCAAGCGCATCGGCTATCTGCTCAAGGCCGAGGACATCCTCATGCAGGATCTGCCCGTGCTGCCCATCAACTACTACTCCACCCCCTACATGGTCAGCGAACGCGTCAAGGGCATGTACATCTCGCCGCGCAACTGGGACTTCTTCCGCGGCGTCGAGATCGTCAAGTAA
- a CDS encoding ABC transporter permease, with amino-acid sequence MMTEKTSAETRPLRLPDLNDASLFEFVGAEEKNKAEFIRPSQTYWQDAWQRLKRDKLAMFGLFLIVCIFLMAIFGPLLSPYAYDEQDFLISNEFPSWAHPFGTDMFGRDMFVRVMYGARISLAVGLMASLINLTIGVIYGSISGFVGGRTDDVMMRIVDTIRSVPTMIYVILLMVVVGPGLKSIFITLGINYWTNMARIVRAEIMRVKNEEFVLAARVIGASPARMLLRHLIPNAMGPILVTLTFCIPQAIFAEAFLSFVGLGVSAPMASWGVLSSDAMNALMVYPYQLFFPAMAISLTILAFNFFGDGLRDALDPRLRK; translated from the coding sequence ATGATGACTGAAAAGACTTCCGCGGAAACGCGCCCGCTCCGCCTGCCCGATCTGAACGACGCTTCGCTGTTCGAGTTCGTCGGCGCGGAGGAGAAAAACAAGGCGGAGTTCATCCGCCCCAGCCAGACGTACTGGCAGGACGCCTGGCAGCGTCTCAAGCGCGACAAGCTGGCGATGTTCGGGCTGTTCCTGATCGTCTGCATCTTTCTGATGGCGATCTTCGGGCCGCTGCTGTCGCCCTACGCCTACGACGAACAGGATTTCCTCATCTCCAACGAGTTCCCCTCGTGGGCGCATCCGTTCGGCACCGACATGTTCGGCCGCGACATGTTCGTGCGCGTCATGTACGGCGCGCGCATCTCCCTGGCCGTCGGCCTGATGGCCAGCCTGATCAACCTGACGATCGGCGTGATCTACGGCAGCATCTCCGGCTTCGTCGGCGGCCGTACCGACGACGTGATGATGCGCATCGTCGACACGATCCGCAGCGTGCCGACGATGATCTACGTCATCCTGCTGATGGTCGTGGTCGGTCCGGGGCTGAAGAGCATCTTCATCACGCTGGGCATCAACTACTGGACCAACATGGCGCGCATCGTCCGCGCCGAGATCATGCGCGTCAAAAACGAGGAGTTCGTGCTCGCGGCGCGTGTCATCGGCGCTTCGCCGGCGCGCATGCTGCTGCGGCACCTGATCCCCAACGCCATGGGGCCGATCCTCGTCACGCTGACGTTCTGCATCCCGCAGGCGATCTTCGCCGAGGCGTTCCTGAGCTTCGTCGGCCTCGGCGTCAGCGCGCCGATGGCTTCGTGGGGCGTGCTCAGCAGCGACGCGATGAACGCGCTGATGGTCTATCCCTACCAGCTGTTCTTCCCCGCCATGGCCATCTCGCTGACGATCCTCGCGTTCAACTTCTTCGGCGACGGCCTGCGGGACGCGCTCGACCCGCGGCTGCGCAAGTAG
- a CDS encoding ABC transporter ATP-binding protein, with product MERAVSVENLGVAYGRGKGRLQVLRQLSFSLRKGETLALLGESGSGKTTCGKALLGMLPPSARIESGALWMGDEPPLDLASPRFDWRPLRGKRIAMIYQDARLALNPVERVRAHFLETLRFHKAGSEESFERKSRELLSLLKFEDPERVLDAYPFELSGGMCQRVYIALILCLEPEILIADEPTSALDPDSQREVLALLKQVQKRLSLSILLITHDIAVAREASDRVIILRDGTVVEEGATEEVLLCPRESYTQSLIEARALPERGRPPKDRAGEPPLLRVRNICKSFGRNGNRIDVLKEASFDLYRGESVGILGRSGCGKSTLARCVAGLESVDGGSVVCCGRDITDLRGKRRRWVCGKMQMVFQDARASLNPSRSALQLVQEPLKYLAVGTERERDEKARYYLERVGIDPQAQMRRAPQLSTGQCQRVALARALVVEPDILLCDEAVSALDVILQKQILGLLYELQRAFGFAVVMISHDMRIIRHFCQRAAIMKDGRFAEIVPAERLEPIGKRTLARSFADGESHVRARP from the coding sequence ATGGAACGCGCCGTATCGGTAGAAAATCTGGGCGTGGCGTACGGTCGGGGAAAAGGACGGCTTCAGGTGCTGAGACAGCTTTCCTTCTCCCTGCGAAAAGGAGAAACGCTGGCTTTGCTGGGGGAAAGCGGATCGGGCAAAACAACCTGCGGAAAAGCGCTTCTGGGGATGCTGCCTCCCTCGGCCCGGATCGAGAGCGGCGCGCTGTGGATGGGAGACGAGCCGCCTCTGGACTTGGCTTCGCCGCGTTTCGACTGGCGGCCGCTGCGCGGAAAGAGGATCGCCATGATCTATCAGGACGCTCGGCTGGCGCTCAACCCCGTCGAGAGGGTCCGCGCGCATTTTCTCGAGACGCTGCGCTTTCACAAAGCCGGTTCGGAGGAGTCGTTCGAGCGGAAGAGCCGGGAACTGCTGTCGCTTCTGAAGTTCGAAGATCCCGAGCGCGTTCTGGACGCGTATCCGTTCGAACTCAGCGGCGGGATGTGCCAGAGAGTCTATATCGCGCTCATTCTCTGCCTCGAACCGGAGATCCTGATCGCGGACGAACCGACGTCGGCGCTCGACCCCGACAGCCAGCGCGAGGTTCTCGCGCTGCTGAAACAGGTGCAAAAGCGGCTGTCCCTTTCGATTCTGCTGATCACTCACGACATCGCCGTAGCTCGTGAAGCGAGCGACCGCGTGATCATCCTGCGGGACGGGACCGTCGTCGAGGAAGGGGCGACGGAAGAAGTCCTGCTTTGTCCACGGGAGAGCTATACGCAGTCGCTCATAGAAGCAAGAGCGCTGCCGGAAAGAGGACGTCCGCCGAAAGACCGGGCGGGGGAGCCGCCGCTGCTGCGGGTAAGGAACATCTGCAAGTCCTTCGGCAGGAACGGAAATAGAATTGACGTGCTCAAGGAGGCGAGTTTCGACCTGTACAGGGGAGAATCCGTCGGCATCCTGGGTCGCAGCGGCTGCGGAAAATCCACATTGGCCAGATGCGTCGCAGGGTTGGAAAGCGTCGACGGCGGTTCGGTCGTCTGCTGCGGGCGCGACATCACGGATCTGCGCGGGAAGCGCAGAAGATGGGTGTGCGGCAAGATGCAGATGGTGTTCCAGGACGCGCGGGCGAGCCTGAATCCGTCGCGCAGCGCTCTTCAGCTCGTGCAGGAACCGCTGAAGTATCTTGCCGTGGGGACGGAACGGGAGCGGGACGAGAAAGCCCGTTACTATCTGGAACGGGTGGGCATCGATCCGCAGGCGCAGATGCGGCGCGCGCCCCAACTCAGCACCGGCCAGTGTCAGCGCGTCGCGTTGGCGCGGGCGCTGGTCGTCGAGCCGGATATCCTTTTGTGCGACGAAGCGGTTTCCGCGCTGGACGTGATCCTGCAGAAGCAGATACTCGGCCTGCTTTACGAGCTGCAGCGGGCGTTCGGTTTCGCCGTTGTCATGATCTCTCACGACATGAGGATCATTCGGCATTTCTGCCAGCGGGCGGCGATCATGAAAGACGGGAGATTTGCGGAGATTGTGCCGGCGGAACGTCTCGAACCGATCGGGAAGCGAACGTTGGCAAGAAGTTTTGCGGACGGCGAGTCGCACGTTCGTGCGCGTCCGTAA
- a CDS encoding 2-hydroxyacid dehydrogenase: MKKILLAGKYPAGTADEFRAQLAGDGAEIVEATSQDALDASTDADAIVLRVLKASKGTLANKGKLKLICRWGVGVDSVDVPYASSRGIAVTNTPGANASAVSELAVLLMLAVGRNLMFHNRSIQNGVWSRTMFTDNAVSLNGKKVGIIGGGNIGRQVARRVQAFGAEALYYDVFRLAPETEKQFDLTFVPLDDLLADSDVVTLHVPLLDNNHHMLNAEKIALMKRNAILINTARGGLVDDKALLTAIDEGRLMGAGLDCVEDDPLPAGHPLLDHPNIVITPHVGGNTSDLGTVMVPMISDTLKKFLHGEKLKFVVNEKELSKQ, from the coding sequence ATGAAAAAAATCCTTCTCGCCGGAAAATATCCCGCCGGCACCGCCGACGAATTTCGCGCACAGCTCGCCGGCGACGGCGCCGAAATCGTCGAAGCGACCTCGCAGGACGCGCTGGACGCCAGTACGGACGCCGACGCCATCGTTTTGCGCGTCCTCAAAGCTTCCAAGGGAACTCTCGCGAACAAAGGGAAACTGAAGCTGATCTGCCGCTGGGGCGTGGGCGTCGATTCCGTCGACGTCCCCTATGCTTCCTCCCGCGGCATCGCCGTCACCAACACGCCCGGCGCCAACGCCTCCGCCGTATCGGAATTGGCGGTGCTGCTCATGCTCGCCGTCGGGCGCAACCTCATGTTCCACAACCGAAGCATCCAGAACGGCGTTTGGAGCCGTACCATGTTCACCGACAACGCCGTGTCGCTGAACGGCAAAAAGGTTGGCATCATCGGCGGGGGCAATATCGGCCGTCAGGTGGCCCGCAGAGTCCAGGCCTTCGGCGCTGAAGCGCTGTATTACGACGTGTTCCGTCTCGCCCCGGAGACGGAAAAGCAGTTCGACCTGACGTTCGTCCCGCTCGACGATCTGCTCGCGGATTCCGACGTGGTCACTCTTCATGTGCCGCTGCTGGACAACAATCATCACATGCTGAACGCCGAAAAGATCGCGCTGATGAAAAGGAACGCCATTCTCATCAACACGGCCCGCGGCGGCCTGGTGGACGACAAGGCCCTGCTGACGGCCATCGACGAAGGCCGGCTGATGGGCGCCGGGCTGGACTGCGTAGAAGACGATCCCCTGCCCGCCGGGCACCCTCTGCTGGATCATCCCAACATCGTCATCACGCCTCACGTCGGCGGCAACACATCGGATCTCGGCACGGTCATGGTGCCCATGATCAGCGACACTTTGAAAAAATTCCTGCATGGCGAGAAACTGAAATTCGTGGTCAATGAAAAAGAACTGAGCAAACAATAG
- a CDS encoding ABC transporter permease, which yields MLKYVLQRISTSLLTLFVIITLTFFLMRAIPGGPFTDEKVIPPEIMEKILERYHMNDPLWKQYGHYLWNAIHFDFGPSYRYEGMTVNQLISGSFPASALVGSLAILLSLAVGIPAGIISALRRGRWQDKTAMVLATLGITIPNYVIATLMVYFFAYRWGIVTVGFWEGLPTSILPAITLAGYPAAFISRLTRSSMLEVIQQDYIRTAYSKGLRERTVVYIHALRNAIIPVVTYLGPLIAGILTGSFVVEQVFGIPGLGLFFVTSIQNRDYTTIMGVTIFFSALLVFMNLLVDICLGFIDPRIKLAK from the coding sequence ATGCTGAAGTACGTGCTGCAGAGAATATCCACGAGTTTGCTGACGTTGTTCGTGATCATCACGCTGACATTTTTTCTGATGCGGGCCATTCCGGGCGGGCCGTTCACCGACGAAAAGGTGATCCCGCCGGAGATCATGGAGAAGATTCTGGAACGCTATCACATGAACGACCCGCTCTGGAAACAGTACGGACATTATCTGTGGAACGCGATCCATTTCGATTTCGGCCCTTCCTACCGCTACGAGGGCATGACGGTCAACCAGCTGATCTCCGGTTCGTTCCCCGCTTCCGCTCTGGTCGGTTCGCTGGCGATCTTGCTGTCGCTGGCCGTCGGCATCCCCGCGGGCATCATCTCGGCGCTGCGGCGAGGGCGATGGCAGGACAAGACGGCCATGGTGCTGGCCACGCTGGGGATCACGATACCGAACTACGTCATCGCCACGCTGATGGTCTATTTCTTCGCCTACCGATGGGGGATCGTCACCGTCGGCTTCTGGGAAGGTCTGCCGACGTCGATCCTGCCGGCAATCACGCTGGCGGGGTATCCGGCGGCGTTCATCTCGCGCCTGACGCGCTCCAGCATGCTCGAAGTGATCCAGCAGGATTATATCCGCACCGCCTATTCCAAGGGGCTGCGCGAGCGCACGGTCGTGTACATCCACGCGCTGCGCAACGCGATCATCCCCGTCGTCACCTATCTGGGGCCGCTGATCGCGGGCATTCTCACGGGCAGTTTCGTCGTCGAGCAGGTGTTCGGCATTCCCGGGCTGGGATTGTTCTTCGTGACGAGCATCCAGAACCGCGACTACACGACGATCATGGGCGTGACGATCTTCTTCAGCGCCCTGCTGGTGTTCATGAATCTGCTCGTCGATATCTGCCTCGGCTTCATCGATCCGCGCATCAAGCTGGCCAAATAG